One Xyrauchen texanus isolate HMW12.3.18 chromosome 34, RBS_HiC_50CHRs, whole genome shotgun sequence genomic window carries:
- the rab38c gene encoding ras-related protein Rab-38 isoform X2, which translates to MTRVYYREAVGALIVFDVTRASTFDAVLKWKDDLDIKVTLSNGKPVPVVLLANKSDQSREGLRSQIPKLDTFCKENGFVGWFETSAKENTNIEAAARCLVEHILAHEENIISDSDPDVVALPGYNNNTKEGVRAKCTTCSKS; encoded by the exons ATGACACGAGTTTACTATCGGGAGGCTGTGGGAGCACTCATTGTATTTGACGTGACTAGAGCTTCCACGTTCGATGCAGTACTGAAATGGAAAGATGACCTGGACATTAAAGTTACCCTCAGCAATGGCAAACCTGTCCCAGTTGTTCTTCTAGCCAACAAGTCTGACCAATCACGCGAGGGTCTGCGTTCCCAGATTCCAAAACTTGATACATTCTGCAAAGAGAATGGGTTTGTGGGCTGGTTTGAGACATCTGCCAAG GAGAACACAAACATTGAGGCAGCAGCTAGATGTCTGGTGGAGCACATTTTAGCCCATGAGGAGAACATCATCAGCGACTCAGACCCAGATGTGGTGGCCCTTCCCGggtacaacaacaacacaaaagaaGGGGTCCGAGCCAAATGCACAACATGTTCTAAATCTTGA